One Plectropomus leopardus isolate mb unplaced genomic scaffold, YSFRI_Pleo_2.0 unplaced_scaffold2535, whole genome shotgun sequence DNA segment encodes these proteins:
- the LOC121966636 gene encoding nuclear pore complex protein Nup160-like gives MYRSELVMEVHMQSVFTDVGKLSLEDASHSAIIPSSVGQTGSPSMSTSWISQSGHAHFALSSPAGGITVLSLPPHDSPGSVSVVELRRSSVMQRLSGWMPSAIRGDQSPADLVLSLAVRELEEDSFIFALCHDHRLRMWSFRVRSEEKKEKHPKII, from the exons gAGCTGGTGATGGAGGTCCACATGCAGTCTGTCTTCACTGATGTGGGGAAGCTGAGTCTTGAGGACGCCTCTCACAGTGCCATCATCCCCAGCTCTGTGGGACAGACGGGGAGTCCCAGCATGTCCACGTCCTGGATCAGTCAGTCCGGACACGCTCACTTCGCTCTGTCCTCACCTGCAGGAGGCATCACTGTGCTGTCCCTGCCGCCGCATGACTCACCTG GCAGTGTGTCGGTGGTGGAGCTGAGGCGGAGCTCCGTGATGCAGCGGTTGTCGGGCTGGATGCCGTCGGCGATCCGGGGGGACCAGAGTCCGGCAGACCTGGTCCTCAGTCTGGCTGTCCgagagctggaggaggactCCTTCATCTTTGCTCTGTGTCACGACCACAGACTGCGCATGTGGTCCTTCAGGGTGagatctgaagaaaaaaaggaaaaacaccccaaaatcatttaa